The Apium graveolens cultivar Ventura chromosome 6, ASM990537v1, whole genome shotgun sequence genome contains a region encoding:
- the LOC141664384 gene encoding beta-adaptin-like protein C has protein sequence MSGRDSKYFSTTKKGEIPELKEELNSQYKDKRKDAVKKVIAAMTVGKDVSSLFTDVVNCMQTENLELKKLVYLYLINYAKSQPDLAILAVNTFVKDSQDPNPLIRALAVRTMGCIRVDKITEYLCDPLQRCLKDDDPYVRKTAAICVAKLYDINAELVEDRGFLDALKDLISDNNPMVVANAVAALAEIQENSSKPIFEITSHTLSKLLTALNECTEWGQVFILDALSKYKAADALEAENIVERVTPRLQHANCAVVLSAVKMILQQMELITSPDAVRNPYKKMAPPLVTLLSAEPEIQYVALRNINLIVQRRPSILAHEIKVFFCKYNDPIYVKMEKLEIMIKLASDRNIDQVLLEFKEYATEVDVDFVRRAVRAIGRCAIKLERAAERCISVLLELIKIKVNYVVQEAIIVIKDIFRRYPNTYESIIATLCESLDTLDEPEAKASMIWIIGEYAERIDNADELLESFLETFPEEPAQVQLQLLTATVKLFLKKPTEGPQQMIQVVLNNATVETDNPDLRDRAYIYWRLLSTDPEAAKDVVLAEKPVISDDSNLLDPSLLDELLANIATLSSVYHKPPDAFVTRVRTIQRTDEDDYPEAGEPGYSESPSHGIDNGASPPPTSSNASHAAARPPVPAAPVADLLDLMGDGDSSSNAIVSLDQPETLDVPTLPVVLPASTGQGLQIRAQLIRKDSQIYYSILFENNSQVPLDGFMIQFNKNTFGLASAGPLQVPQVQPGSSARTLLPMVLFQNVAPGPPNTLLQVAVKNAQQPVWYFNDKISMLVLFTEDGRMERTSFLETWKSLPDSNEVIRDFPGIVINSVEATLDRLAASNMFFIAKRKHANQEVLYLSAKTPQPIPFLIELTTVVGIPGLKCAIKTPSPEMAPLFFEALEILLKN, from the exons ATGAGCGGCCGCGACTCCAAGTACTTTTCCACTACAAAGAAAGGAGAAATCCCCGAGCTCAAAGAGGAACTCAATTCCCAGTACAAG GACAAGAGAAAAGATGCTGTTAAAAAAGTTATTGCCGCCATGACTGTCGGGAAAGATGTTTCATCGTTGTTCACTGATGTTGTAAATTGCATGCAGACAGAGAACTTGGAGCTCAAAAAGCTTGTTTATCTTTATCTCATAAATTATGCTAAGAGCCAGCCTGATCTTGCAATACTTGCTGTAAATACTTTTGTGAAG GATTCACAAGACCCAAATCCTCTCATTCGTGCATTGGCTGTACGGACGATGGGATGCATTCGTGTTGATAAAATTACAGAGTATCTCTGTGATCCCCTCCAGAGATGTCTTAAG GATGATGATCCATATGTTCGCAAGACAGCCGCAATATGTGTTGCCAAACTGTATGACATTAATGCCGAGCTAGTTGAGGATAGAGGATTTCTAGATGCCTTAAAAGATTTGATATCTGACAATAATCCTATGGTTGTGGCAAATGCTGTTGCAGCTCTTGCAGAGATTCAAGAAAATAGCAGCAAACCTATATTTGAAATCACCAGTCACACACTTTCGAAGCTTCTTACTGCTCTAAATGAATGCACTGA GTGGGGTCAAGTTTTCATACTGGATGCACTTTCGAAGTACAAGGCTGCTGATGCTCTTGAAGCTGAAAATATAGTGGAGCGAGTTACTCCACGTTTACAACATGCAAATTGTGCGGTTGTCCTTTCAGCTGTTAAG ATGATTCTTCAACAAATGGAGCTCATAACCAGTCCTGATGCTGTTCGTAACCCTTACAAGAAAATGGCCCCACCTCTTGTGACATTATTGTCTGCAGAACCTGAGATTCAATATGTTGCCCTGCGAAACATAAATCTTATAGTACAAAGACGACCTTCAATTCTTGCTCATGAAATCAAG GTGTTTTTTTGCAAGTACAATGATCCAATTTATGTAAAGATGGAGAAGTTGGAAATTATGATAAAACTTGCTTCAGACAGAAACATAGACCAG GTTCTATTGGAGTTCAAAGAATACGCTACAGAAGTAGACGTAGATTTTGTCAGAAGAGCTGTGCGTGCTATTGGACGATGTGCTATCAAGTTAGAGAGAGCTGCGGAGCGATGTATAAGTGTTCTGCTTGAATTGATCAAGATTAAAGTAAACTATGTGGTTCAAGAGGCTATTATAGTCATCAAAGATATCTTTCGGAGATATCCTAATAC CTATGAGTCCATCATTGCTACACTATGTGAGAGTTTGGACACTTTAGATGAGCCGGAGGCCAAG GCATCAATGATCTGGATTATTGGTGAATATGCGGAAAGAATTGACAATGCTGATGAGCTCCTTGAAAGCTTTTTAGAGACCTTCCCTGAAGAACCTGCTCAAGTTCAGTTGCAGTTGCTGACAGCCACAGTCAAACTATTTCTTAAGAAACCCACTGAAGGCCCTCAGCAGATGATTCAG GTTGTCTTGAATAATGCTACAGTTGAGACTGACAATCCAGATTTACGAGATCGTGCGTACATATACTGGCGCCTTCTTTCAACTGATCCTGAG GCAGCAAAGGATGTCGTGTTGGCTGAAAAGCCGGTGATAAGTGATGATTCGAATCTTCTTGATCCTTCTCTTCTTGATGAGCTTCTTGCCAACATAGCGACATTGTCCTCTGTGTATCACAAGCCCCCAGATGCATTTGTAACCCGTGTAAGAACAATTCAAAGAACTGATGAAGATGATTACCCAGAAGCAGGTGAGCCAGGATATTCGGAATCACCTTCTCATGGAATCGACAATGGAGCATCACCACCACCAACTTCAAGCAATGCTTCACATGCTGCAGCACGGCCACCAGTCCCTGCAGCACCTGTAGCCGATTTGCTTGATTTGATGGGGGATGGTGATAGCAGTAGCAATGCTATCGTGTCCCTTGATCAGCCTGAAACGCTTGATGT CCCCACTCTACCTGTTGTGTTGCCTGCCTCAACTGGTCAAGGTTTACAAATCAGGGCACAACTGATACGAAAAGATAGCCAAATATATTACAGCATATTATTTGAGAACAATTCACAGGTTCCCCTTGATGGGTTCATGATTCAGTTCAATAAGAATACATTTGGTCTTGCTTCTGCTGGACCACTTCAG GTCCCACAAGTGCAACCTGGGTCATCTGCCAGAACTCTTCTTCCCATGGTTTTGTTCCAGAATGTAGCTCCTGGTCCACCAAACACACTTTTACAGGTTGCTGTGAAAAATGCTCAGCAACCTGTGTGGTACTTCAATGATAAAATCTCAATGCTGGTTCTTTTTACGGAAGATGGAAGAATGGAGCGTACATCTTTTCTCGAG ACATGGAAATCACTACCGGACTCAAACGAGGTCATAAGGGATTTTCCAGGCATTGTGATCAATAGTGTGGAAGCTACACTAGACCGGCTGGCCGCATCAAATATGTTCTTTATTGCAAAGCGTAAACATGCTAACCAGGAGGTCCTGTATCTCTCTGCCAAGACCCCTCAACCAATCCCTTTCTTGATTGAACTCACAACAGTGGTCGGAATTCCTGGTCTCAAGTGTGCAATTAAAACACCTAGCCCCGAAATGGCCCCTCTTTTCTTCGAAGCCCTGGAAATCCTTCTTAAGAATTAA